Part of the Quercus lobata isolate SW786 chromosome 6, ValleyOak3.0 Primary Assembly, whole genome shotgun sequence genome, tcTGACGTGGCTTGTAACTAATGAGAGAATGCCACGTCAGACAGTTTCACATCTGTATCCACCGAGCGAGCTGCGTAGGGTTGACAATATCAGGGATGTGGGTCCCTTCGGTCTTCAATATGTTCGCCACCTCACCATAACTCTGGTGCCCCTTCTTCTTCACGCTCGGCTCGGCTTCCCTCTTCGACTCACTCCCCACTGGAACCGCCTCGGCTCGAGCCGGGTCGAACTTCTGACCCAACAGCGTACCCCTCGTCAAGAACTCATAAGCCATGTAACCAGCTAGAAGCCGATTCGAAGATTTCAGCTCGCTCGGCTTGGAAGCTTGAGCCGGATCTGGAGCTGGAGCTGGAGCTGGAGCCGGAGCCGGAGCCGTTGAAGCCAAcggttttaaagaatataaagcTTCTCTTTCTTTACGTTTTCTTGAGGCCCCAGGTGTCAAAATCCGACGAGAATGATAACTCATCGTAGCCTTTCAACCATGCCACGTCACCACCAACTGTTTCCTAATGGGAGTGGGGGTAAAAGCGTCAATACGtgggttttgatatttgtttttgttttttggaaagTGTCTGTCTAATCAGTTTTATCGAGAAGTGAgaaaaagtaggaaaaaaaacagGGGAAAGACTAAAAAGACTCGCTGGATGGGTTCGGTTTTgagtgaaataaaaaataaaaaaccgtGGGGTTAAAATGGGCAAAATgacaaaacatgaaaaacattttaacaaataataaaaacacagaaaagagaaagtgggttgggttgggttgggagGTTAAAATCGGATGGGACTGAAAGAGAAGGGAAGAGAGGCGGTGGGATCTACGGTGACGCCAACGCAGGCGGCGGTTAGAGGCGGAGAGAGTGTGCGTGAAGGGGTCTGATTGAAGAGAGAAGAGGGAAGAGGAGAGAAATggattgaaaaagagagagagagagagagagagaaagagagaggagagagagaggattggAGGAATATATAGAGGTGGGGGCAAGAGACTGAAGGAACGGCGTGGTTCATACAATATTTAAGTGCCCGGTTGTTTTGCACATCCCCCTTTTGTTCCCAATATTATCTGAAATGCCATCACCTTATGACAAAAGTACCCTCATGTTTTTTGGggactatttttctttttaataattcaagaggtgagatttttatcataaaaacaTCCCAACTAATCGAATTATAAAGTTCTTGGTTGactacaattttcttttaattctatttataaatagtaaaatataacaaaatctcaaaatattttcacaagctAAGTTATTAATTCACtgtaaatcaaaataaaataaaagagtaaaatatagttttttttttatatatacaagatataattttactctaacttaatttaagtgtatatgtgtgtaaaatcTCCTTTTGGAAACTTGAACATCGGCATTTACCCCTCACACCCCACAAATACTTATATTTGTAGAGTGatcatcgcaccaagggtgtgcggtggtgaATAAAATATAGTTAACACCACTGAGATTTAGACTAATAGCAATCAtatcaaatatttttcaaaactgaCCAATTTAGTCCCTTAATCCAATTTGGACCCTAAACagttactcttttttttttcctctctctagTAGcgattagggaccaaattaatcagttttgaaaaattttagaccTAACTTGCATTAGCCCAAACCTCGAAAATGAAttgtatttttccctaaaataaaatactcaGATCCATCATAACTCAAATCAAtagtgttatgaaaatgttatgggaTTTTGCATGTAtagactttcttttcttttcttttcttttctttttcttttttataaaaggtTATAAAAGGAGAACTACAATTTAAAATACAAG contains:
- the LOC115995031 gene encoding uncharacterized protein LOC115995031 → MSYHSRRILTPGASRKRKEREALYSLKPLASTAPAPAPAPAPAPDPAQASKPSELKSSNRLLAGYMAYEFLTRGTLLGQKFDPARAEAVPVGSESKREAEPSVKKKGHQSYGEVANILKTEGTHIPDIVNPTQLARWIQM